In Oncorhynchus gorbuscha isolate QuinsamMale2020 ecotype Even-year unplaced genomic scaffold, OgorEven_v1.0 Un_scaffold_4201, whole genome shotgun sequence, the DNA window acagaatcacagatcttaggcttgtgtgcggctgctcggccatggaaacccgtttcaagaagctcccgacaaacagttcttgttctgacgttgcttccagaggcagtttggaactcagtagtgagtgttgcaacagacgatttttacacgcttcagcactcggtggtcctgttctgtaagcttgtgtggcctaccactttccgactgagccgttgttgctcctagatgtttccacttcacaataacagcacttacagttgaccgggttagcacaagcagagcagaaacttcaccaactgacttgttgaaaaggtggtggtgccacgttgaaaataACTGAGCTCTTcactttttaatttttaattgttttaattgaaccttttttaaatttattttatttatttattcaagtcagttaagaacacattcttattttacaatgacggccgacccctccccaaacccggacgacactggtcCAACTGTGCGTCGCAAGgccgttctactgccaatgtttgtctaaggcgattgcatggctgtgtgcctgATTTttatgggtgtggctgaaatggaaGAACTAGTATGaagggggtgtccacatactgttgtgtgtatatacaatgcatctcatttacataagtagtcacaCCCCTTTTGCCTTGACACTCcactgttgtgtgtgtatatacacattttgccttgacgttgtgtgtatatacacattacgtgacctcaccgtccattacgttgtggtgacctcaccgtccatcacgttgtcccatagaggtgtggtgacctcaccgcCCATCACGTTGTGGTGACCTCATCGTCCAACACGTTGGGCCATAgaggtgtggtgacctcaccgtccATCACGTTGGGCCATCGAGATGTTGTGACCTCACAGTCCATCACGTTGGGCCATAgaggtgtggtgacctcaccgtccATCACGTTGGGCCCATAGAGGTGTGAGGTCACCACACCTCACCGTCCATCACGTTGGCCCATAGAGGTGTGGTGACCTCCCCGTCCATCACGTTGGCCCATCgaggtgtggtgacctcaccgtccATTACGTTGTGGTGACCTCACCGCCCATCACGttgtggtgacctcaccgtccattacgttgtggtgacctcaccgtccattacgttgtggtgacctcaccgtccattacgttgtggtgacctcaccgtccatcacgttgtcccatagaggtgtggtgacctcaccgcCCATCACGTTGTGGTGACCTCATCGTCCAACACGTTGGGCCATAgaggtgtggtgacctcaccgtccATCACGTTGGGCCATCGAGATGTTGTGACCTCACAGTCCATCACGTTGGGCCATAgaggtgtggtgacctcaccgtccATCACGTTGGGCCCATAGAGGTGTGAGGTCACCACACCTCACCGTCCATCACGTTGTCCCATCGAGATGTGGTGACCTCACAGTCCATCACGTTGGGCCATAgaggtgtggtgacctcaccgtccATCACGTTGGGCCCATAGAGGTGTGAGGTCACCACACCTCACCGTCCATCACGTTGTCCCATCGagatgtggtgacctcaccgtccATCACATTGTCCCATCgaggtgtggtgacctcaccgtccATCACGTTGGGCCCATAGTGGTGTGAGGTCACCACACCTCACCGTCCATCACGTTGTCCCATCGagatgtggtgacctcaccgtccATCACGTTGTCCCATCGagatgtggtgacctcaccgtccatcacgttgtcccatcgaggtgtggtgacctcaccgcCCATCACGTTGTGGTGACCTCATCGTCCATCACGTTGTCCCATCgaggtgtggtgacctcaccgtccATCACGTTGGGCCCATAGAGGTGTGAGTCACCACACCTCACCGTCCATCACGTTGTCCCATCGAGATGTGGTGACCTCACAGTCCATCACGTTGGGCCATAgaggtgtggtgacctcaccgtccatcacgttgggcccatagaggtgtggtgacctcaccgtccATCACATTGTCCCATTgaggtgtggtgacctcaccgtccatcacgttgggcccatagaggtgtggtgacctcaccgtccatcacgttgtcccatcgaggtgtggtgacctcaccgtccatcacgttgggcccatagaggtgtggtgacctcaccgtccatcacgttgtcccatcgaggtgtggtgacctcaccgtccATCACGTTGGGCCCATAGAGGTGTGAGGTCACCACACCTCACCGTCCATCACGTTGTCCCATCGagatgtggtgacctcaccgtccATCACGTTGTCCCATCGagatgtggtgacctcaccgtccATCACATTGTCCCATCGAGGTGTGGTGATCTCACCGTCCATCACGTTGTCCCATCGAGGTGTGGTGATCTCACCGTCCATCACGTTGGCCCATAgaggtgtggtgacctcaccgtccatcacgttggcccatagaggtgtggtgacctcaccgtccatcacgttgtctcatagaggtgtggtgacctcaccgtccatcacgttgggcccatagaggtgtggtgacctcaccgtccatcacgttgtcccatcgaggtgtggtgacctcaccgtccatcacgttgtctcatagaggtgtggtgacctcaccgtctGGCCCGTTCTGAACAGAACACCGCACTTAttaagtattttattaggatccccattagctattgccaaaacagcagctactcttcctagagtccaaacagaacacagagcacagaacacagagcacggAGCACGGAGCACGGAGCACGGAACACggagcacagaacacagaacacagaacacagagcacagaacacagagcacagagcacagaacacagagcacagaacacagagcacagaacacagaacacaattcagaacatcaatagacaagaacagctcaaggacagaactacatacatttaaaaaaaggcacATGTAGCCTCCATAACAATTCTTAAACACAAACTATCTGGGCCAAAtagggggagaggcgttgtgctgtgaggtgtggctttatctgttttttgaaaccaggtttgctgtttatttaaaacaatatgagatggaaggaagatccatgcaataagggccctatataatactgtacactttcttcAATTTGTTCTGgatctggggactgtgaaaagacccccgaggggcatgtctggtggggtcagtgtgtgtgtgccagagctgtgtgtaagttgactatgcaaacagtttgggattttcaacacaatgtttcttacagtcagtctctccctcaactctcagccaagagagactgactgcaCAGTATTAACATCAGCCCTCTGACTACAATGGAGAGcaagacgtgccgctctgttctgggccgcGGCTTCACTAGGTCTTCCTTTGAAGCACTGGGACCaaacgactggacaataatcaagatgagataaaactagagccggcaggacttgctttgtggagtgtgatgTCAAacaagcagagcatctctttattacagacagatccctctccccatctttacaaccattgaatcaatATGTTTTAACCAGGACAGTTTACAAACTAAGGTAACGGCCAGTCATTTAGTCTCCTCAGCTTGTtaaacagccacaccattcattaccagattcagctgagctCTAgcacttagggaatgatttgtaccaaaatACAAAACGCTCTtggttttagagatgttcaggaccagtttattactggccacccattctaaTGTATTGTTATGTACTTCATCATGCGTTGGATTCCTGCTAGGGCCCACCTATACCAAAACATGTAAGCACCCATGAcaaaatctctctccctctttcctccctccctctttccctccctccctctttccctccctccctccctccctctttccctccctccctctttccctccctccctctttccctccctccctccctctttccctccctccctccctctttccctccctcccctccctccctccctcctccctccctccctctttccctccctccctctttccctccctccctccaggtccCTGAGATCATCAGTACGCTGCGTCAGGCCGGGAAGAGCTCGGCGCGCAACGATGACCTCGCAGCGCACAAACCCGCCGCCTCTTCCTCCTCAGAAGACTGTACTCCGTCCGCGTCGTCGGCCTTCGGCGCTGCCACCATGTTCGCCAAGAGGTTTGAGGTTCTGTTCTGTGGAAGAGTGACCGTCGCCCACAAGAAAGCCCCGCCCGCTTTGATTGACGAGTGCATCGAGAAATTCAGCCAATCCGTAAGGGCCGGGGGCGATCCTCAACCAGAAAGTGGCGGTGGATTGGTGGACGGGCTGCGGAGAGCTCTGGCCTTACCGACGCTAACGCGAAATGGAGGAACGGGGGATGGAGAGGTCAGGGGAGGAGGGTACGGTGCCTCTAGTGGTGGGAGGCCGGTGATGTTCCAACCAGACCCCAGTTTCCCCTGCCTCAGAGCCCTGGATGAGAACGGCCTGTCACctgaactacacacacacaccgctgggGTCCAGCCCACCAGTCTACAGGAGAACAGGACCATGCTGTTCATGGTaactaactaacacacacacacacacacacacacacacacacacacacacacacacacacacacacacacacacacacacacacacacacacacacacacacacacacacaccgctgggGTCCAGCCCACCAGTCTACAGGAGAACAGGACCATGCTGTTCatggtaactaacacacacacccacacaccgctGGGGTCCAGCCCACCAGTCTACAGGAGAACAGGACCATGCTGTtcatggtaacacacacacacacaccgctgggGTCCAGCCCACCAGTCTACAGGAGAACAGGACCATGCTGTtcatggtaacacacacacacacacacacacacacacacacacacacacacacacacacacacacacacacacacacacacacacacacacacacacacacacacacacacacacac includes these proteins:
- the LOC124028455 gene encoding TBC1 domain family member 1-like, giving the protein TSFSALTPSSSSPTPLTPNTHPHPALTPSRLNLTPNRSSYTTLTPTPSPLHLTPLGRNTEEEEEEEEEVEYRLTLVGCLPVHHLTTMAMLPWVVAEIGRPRPGERDKPVGGRPPGSPEEVERDRRPWDPLTHTHRLLFECRPHRVTKLLHDSREPCSFGCLVRDTHLCYCYVFQCQDCTKVPEIISTLRQAGKSSARNDDLAAHKPAASSSSEDCTPSASSAFGAATMFAKRFEVLFCGRVTVAHKKAPPALIDECIEKFSQSVRAGGDPQPESGGGLVDGLRRALALPTLTRNGGTGDGEVRGGGYGASSGGRPVMFQPDPSFPCLRALDENGLSPELHTHTAGVQPTSLQENRTMLFMVTN